From a region of the Alnus glutinosa chromosome 1, dhAlnGlut1.1, whole genome shotgun sequence genome:
- the LOC133854459 gene encoding low affinity inorganic phosphate transporter 1-like, with protein MAGRDQLEVLNVLDQAKTQLYHFTAVVIAGMGFFTDSYDLFCISLVTKLLGRIYYHVEGSSKPGSLPPNVAAAVNGVAFCGTLIGQLFFGWLGDKLGRKRVFGITLMLMVMCSIASGLSFGSSPNSVMATLCFFRFWLGFGIGGDYPLSATIMAEYSNKKTRGAFIAAVFAMQGFGILCGGMVAIVVSAIFRTLFHAPAYSVDPTGSTVPQADYVWRIILMFGAVPAALTYYWRMKMPETPRYTALVAKNEKKACQDMSKVLNIEIQQVKEAKDEVVAVKNRSNSFGLFTREFARRHGLHLLGTTTTWFLLDIAYYSQNLFQKDIFSAVGWIPPAKTMSALDELYKIARAQTLIALCGTVPGYWVTVLLIDYIGRFAIQMIGFFFMSIFMFALAIPYHHWTQKANHIGFVAMYALTFFFANFGPNSTTFIVPAEIFPARLRSTCHGISAASGKAGAIVGAFGFLYASQSQDKSKTDAGYPPGIGMRNSLLVLGVISVLGLFFTCLVPESKGKSLEEMSREGEEEEC; from the coding sequence ATGGCCGGCAGGGACCAACTTGAGGTCCTCAACGTGCTCGACCAAGCCAAAACGCAGCTATACCACTTCACCGCAGTGGTGATCGCCGGGATGGGGTTCTTCACCGATTCCTACGATCTCTTCTGCATTTCCCTCGTCACCAAGCTCCTCGGCCGCATATATTACCATGTCGAAGGGTCGTCGAAACCCGGCAGCCTGCCGCCGAATGTCGCCGCCGCAGTCAATGGGGTCGCCTTCTGTGGGACCCTAATTGGGCAGCTCTTCTTCGGGTGGCTTGGCGACAAGTTGGGAAGGAAACGCGTCTTTGGCATAACGCTCATGCTTATGGTCATGTGCTCCATTGCTTCCGGCCTCTCCTTTGGGAGCTCGCCAAACTCAGTGATGGCCACTCTCTGCTTTTTCAGGTTTTGGCTCGGCTTCGGCATCGGCGGAGATTACCCGCTCTCCGCGACGATCATGGCGGAGTACTCCAACAAGAAGACACGTGGAGCTTTTATTGCTGCAGTTTTCGCCATGCAAGGGTTTGGAATTCTTTGTGGCGGCATGGTGGCTATAGTAGTCTCCGCCATCTTTCGGACTCTGTTTCATGCACCGGCTTACTCTGTAGATCCAACCGGTTCAACTGTCCCTCAGGCGGACTATGTTTGGCGGATCATTCTCATGTTCGGAGCAGTGCCTGCGGCTTTGACTTATTATTGGCGCATGAAGATGCCGGAGACCCCTCGTTACACTGCGCTCGTTGCCAAGAATGAAAAGAAAGCTTGCCAGGACATGTCAAAGGTTTTGAACATTGAAATTCAACAAGTCAAGGAGGCGAAAGATGAGGTGGTAGCGGTTAAAAATAGATCAAATTCTTTCGGGTTATTCACTCGAGAATTTGCCCGCCGGCATGGGCTGCATTTACTGGGGACGACAACAACTTGGTTCCTGCTGGACATTGCTTATTATAGCCAGAATCTGTTCCAAAAGGACATATTCAGTGCCGTTGGCTGGATCCCTCCGGCAAAAACCATGAGCGCCCTTGACGAGCTTTACAAGATTGCAAGGGCTCAAACGCTGATTGCTCTCTGCGGCACAGTTCCCGGCTACTGGGTAACCGTCCTTCTCATCGACTATATTGGAAGGTTTGCCATTCAGATGATTGGGTTTTTCTTTATGTCCATTTTCATGTTTGCCCTTGCAATTCCCTACCACCACTGGACACAAAAAGCGAACCACATTGGCTTTGTGGCCATGTACGCCTTAACCTTCTTTTTCGCCAATTTCGGGCCTAATAGCACTACATTCATCGTTCCGGCGGAGATATTCCCGGCAAGGCTTCGATCAACTTGCCATGGTATTTCTGCAGCTTCGGGAAAAGCCGGTGCAATAGTGGGAGCTTTCGGGTTCTTGTATGCATCACAAAGCCAAGACAAATCAAAGACCGATGCCGGGTACCCTCCCGGAATTGGTATGAGAAATTCTCTCCTTGTGCTTGGCGTGATTAGTGTGTTAGGGCTATTCTTCACGTGTTTGGTACCGGAGTCAA